The Pedococcus dokdonensis region CCAGTGTGACGGTCGACGGTCAGGGCACCTTCGAGGTCGAGGCAGACGGCTCGGTCCGGTTCACCCCGGCCGACGGGTTCTCCGGCCCGGTCGACGTGGTGACCTACCGCGTCGCCGACGCCAACGGCACGCACGCGACGTCCACCATCACCGCGACCGTCGGTGCCGCCCCGGCGGCCGTCAAGGACCAGACCACGACGCCGCAGGGCGTGCCGGTCGACCTCCACCCGCTGGGCAACGACACCCCCGGCACCGGCGCCGACCTCGACCCGAGCAGCCTCGTGCTGGTCGACCCGGTCACCGGCGACCCCGTCGCCACGGTCGTCGTCCCGGGTGAGGGCACCTGGACCATCCCGTCGTCGGCCCCGGTCACCACGACCACGGGCACGGTGGCTCGGTTCAGCCCGCTCCCCGGTTTCGAGGGCACCACCACCCCGATCGGCTACCGGGTCATGGACAGCGACGGCAACACCGCCGACGCCACCCTGACCGTCGTCGTGGAGGCAGTGACCCCGGTCGCCGCCGACGACGCCGCCACCACCCCGTTCGCCACCCCGGTGACGGTCTCGGTGCTCGGCAACGACCACGCCGGCGACGACGCCGTGGCCCTGGACCCCGCCAGCGTGCGGCTCCGTAACCCTGCTGACCCGGCGGACCACGCCTGGAAGACGACCGTGGTGGTCCCGGGCGTCGGCGCCTACGCGGTGCAGGCCGACGGCTCGGTGAAGTTCACTCCCTCGGAGCACTTCTCCGGCACGGCCCCGGCCCTCGCCTACCAGGTCGCGGACGTCAACGGCACGGTCGCCCGGGCCGAGCTCGTGGTCTCCGTCGGCGCCCCGCTGGGTGCGCTGGCGCAGCCCGACCAGGGTGCCAAGCCGGTCACCGGCGCAGTCACGATCGACCCGCTCGCCAACGACACGCCCAGCCAGGGTGCGACGTTCGTCGGGTCGACCCTCTGCCTGGTCGACGGCGCGGGTGACTGTGTCTCCTCGGTGACCGTGCCGGGCGTGGGCACCTGGGTCGTCGACAGCGACGGCACCGTGACCTTCACCCCCGTCGAGGGGTACACGGGCCCGGCCACGATCGGCTACCAGGTCACCGACACCAACGGTGTCGTGCTCTCGTCGACGATCTCCTTCGCGGTGCAGGCCGCGACGGCGCCGTCCGACGGCCCGAGCGACCCGAAGCCGGCCAGCCCCAAGCCCAGCCTCCCGGCGAAGGCGGACGGCAAGCCGCGCTCCCAGCTGGCCTTCACCGGCGCGAACGTCTCCGCGGCGTCGCTGGTGGGCCTGATGCTCCTCGTGGCAGGCATCGGCGCGATCGTCGCATCGCGCCGCCGCCCGCAGGAGGGCTGACCCCAGGACCCCTGACCCTGGAGTCGGCACAAGGGGCCGGTGGACACGACGCAGGTCGTGGCCGCCGGCCCCTTGCACTGCCTCGTCCGCCGGAGGCTTCGGCTCGTCACTGAGGCGTCGTCCCGTCCGCCCTCAGCGGAACCCCTAGGCGTCAGGGTGTAAGTGCGTAATCATGATTACATGACGACACGAACGACAGCGGAAGCCTGGCTGGCCGGCCGGCTCCCGACCGACTGGTTCACCGGCCCCGTCGAGGTCACCCGCGACCGCGACGAGCTCATCATCATCGGCGACCTCGCCCAGCCCGAGCTGGCCGAGGGATCCGACGACACCGACCGCACCATCGCCGCCCGCGGCCGGATCAAGTCGTTCCGCGAGGACACCCGGGAGAAGCGCATCGAGGTCGCCCGCGAGCTCGAGCACCTCAGCGGCCGCAAGGTCTCCTGGGGCGTCCGGGTCGGCGAGACCGAGGCGCTCTTCACGCACCTGGCTGCTCCCGTCATGACCCGGCTGCGGCAGTCCGAGCGCCAGGTGCTCGACACCCTCGTCGACGCAGGGGTGGCCAAGTCGCGCTCCGAGGCGCTGGCCTGGTGCGTCAAGCTGGTCGGCGAGAAGTCCGACAGCTGGCTGGGCGAGCTCCGCGAGGCGATGGCCCACGTCGACGAGGTCCGCCAGAAGGGCCCCGCCAGCTGACTTCCGGTATGCCGCGTGGCCGGCCACGCGGCATACCCGAGAGGGTGGTCCGTCCGCCCACGGCGAACATGAGCCGACCCGGCTCAGGGGCGGGAACAGCGGGGGAGTGCCCCACGTTGGCCCCATCGACGTCGTACGACGGGTTCGTTCCGTCCCGATCGGGTATCGGTCCACCACATGACATTGAACTGAACTACGACGCTGGGTTTCACTTGCACGGATAGCATCGAGGTGATCTCGATAGGCAGGAGCAGAAGATGTTTGAACGGTTCACCGACCGGGCCCGTCGGGTGGTCGTGCTCGCGCAGGAAGAAGCGCGCATGCTCAACCACAACTACATCGGCACGGAGCACATCCTGCTCGGTCTCATCCACGAGGGTGAAGGCGTCGCGTCCAAGGCTCTCGAGAGCCTCGGCATCTCGCTGGAGTCCGTCCGCGAGCAGGTCCAGGAGATCATCGGCCAGGGGCAGCAGGCCCCGAGCGGCCACATCCCCTTCACGCCACGCGCGAAGAAGGTCCTCGAGCTGAGCCTGCGTGAGGCGCTGCAGCTCGGCCACAACTACATCGGCACCGAGCACATCCTGCTCGGCCTGATCCGCGAGGGCGAGGGCGTCGCCGCCCAGGTCCTCGTCAAGCTGGGCGCCGACCTCAACCGCGTGCGGCAGCAGGTCATCCAGCTGATCTCGGGCTACCAGGGCAAGGAAGGCGGCTCCGGTGCCGGGCTGGCCGGCAACGTCCAGCAGGAGGGCACCCCGGCGGGCTCGCTCGTGCTCGACCAGTTCGGCCGCAACCTCACGATGGCGGCCCGCGAGGGCAAGCTCGACCCGGTGATCGGGCGTGAGAAGGAGATCGAGCGGGTCATGCAGGTGCTGTCCCGCCGCACCAAGAACAACCCCGTCCTGATCGGTGAGCCCGGTGTCGGCAAGACCGCCGTCGTCGAGGGCCTGGCCCAGGACATCGTCAAGGGCGAGGTGCCCGAGACCCTCAAGGACAAGCAGCTCTACACCCTCGACCTCGGCGCGCTCGTCGCCGGCAGCCGCTACCGCGGTGACTTCGAGGAGCGGCTGAAGAAGGTCCTCAAGGAGATCCGCACCCGCGGCGACATCATCCTGTTCATCGACGAGATCCACACCCTGGTGGGTGCGGGTGCCGCCGAGGGCGCGATCGACGCCGCCAGCATCCTCAAGCCGATGCTGGCCCGCGGTGAGCTCCAGACCATCGGCGCCACCACCCTCGACGAGTACCGCAAGCACATCGAGAAGGACTCCGCGCTCGAGCGCCGGTTCCAGCCGATCCAGGTCGCCGAGCCCACGCTCAGCCACGCGATCGAGATCCTCAAGGGTCTGCGCGACCGCTACGAGGCGCACCACCGGGTGTCCATCACCGACGGCGCGCTGGTCTCCGCGGCCAACCTGGCCGACCGCTACATCAACGACCGGTTCCTCCCCGACAAGGCGATCGACCTGATCGACGAGGCGGGCGCGCGGTTGCGGATCCGCCGGATGACCGCACCACCGGACCTGCGCGAGTTCGACGACAAGATCGCGGCCGTGCGGCTGGAGAAGGAGTCGGCCATCGACGGCCAGGACTTCGAGAAGGCCGCCAGCCTCCGTGACGACGAGAAGAAGCTGCTCACCGCCAAGGCGGAGCGCGAGACGCAGTGGAAGTCCGGCGACATGGACGTCGTGGCCGAGGTCGACGAGGAGCTGATCGCCGAGGTCCTGGCGGCCAGCACCGGCATCCCGGTCTTCAAGCTCACCGAGGAGGAGTCGAGCCGACTGCTCCACATGGAGGACGAGCTGCACAAGCGCGTGGTCGGCATGGACGACGCCATCAAGGCGATGTCCCAGGCGATCCGGCGCACCCGTGCGGGTCTGAAGGACCCGCGTCGTCCCGGTGGCTCGTTCATCTTCGCCGGTCCGACCGGTGTCGGTAAGACCGAGCTCGCCAAGACGCTCGCCGAGTTCCTCTTCGGTGACGAGGACAGCCTGATCCAGCTCGACATGTCGGAGTTCTCCGAGAAGCACACCGTGTCGCGGCTGTTCGGCTCCCCTCCCGGCTACGTCGGCTACGAAGAGGGCGGCCAGCTCACCGAGAAGGTCCGCCGCAAGCCGTTCTCCGTCGTGCTGTTCGACGAGGTCGAGAAGGCCCACCCCGACATCTTCAACACGCTGTTGCAGGTGCTCGAGGACGGCCGGCTCACCGACTCGCAGGGTCGGATGGTCGACTTCAAGAACACCGTCATCATCATGACGACCAACCTCGGCACGCGGGACATCACCAAGGGCTCGCTCGGCTTCTCGGCCGGCGCGGACACC contains the following coding sequences:
- a CDS encoding ATP-dependent Clp protease ATP-binding subunit → MFERFTDRARRVVVLAQEEARMLNHNYIGTEHILLGLIHEGEGVASKALESLGISLESVREQVQEIIGQGQQAPSGHIPFTPRAKKVLELSLREALQLGHNYIGTEHILLGLIREGEGVAAQVLVKLGADLNRVRQQVIQLISGYQGKEGGSGAGLAGNVQQEGTPAGSLVLDQFGRNLTMAAREGKLDPVIGREKEIERVMQVLSRRTKNNPVLIGEPGVGKTAVVEGLAQDIVKGEVPETLKDKQLYTLDLGALVAGSRYRGDFEERLKKVLKEIRTRGDIILFIDEIHTLVGAGAAEGAIDAASILKPMLARGELQTIGATTLDEYRKHIEKDSALERRFQPIQVAEPTLSHAIEILKGLRDRYEAHHRVSITDGALVSAANLADRYINDRFLPDKAIDLIDEAGARLRIRRMTAPPDLREFDDKIAAVRLEKESAIDGQDFEKAASLRDDEKKLLTAKAERETQWKSGDMDVVAEVDEELIAEVLAASTGIPVFKLTEEESSRLLHMEDELHKRVVGMDDAIKAMSQAIRRTRAGLKDPRRPGGSFIFAGPTGVGKTELAKTLAEFLFGDEDSLIQLDMSEFSEKHTVSRLFGSPPGYVGYEEGGQLTEKVRRKPFSVVLFDEVEKAHPDIFNTLLQVLEDGRLTDSQGRMVDFKNTVIIMTTNLGTRDITKGSLGFSAGADTRSDYDRMKNKVTDELKQHFRPEFLNRVDDIIVFPQLTQEEIVAIVDLEIAKLDKRLKDKDMGIELTIEAKNVLAKKGYDPVLGARPLRRTIQREIEDVLSEKILYGELKAGELVLVGAEGEGKGATFTFVGTPHPGSIELPVVETVGDAADAG